Part of the Anaerolineae bacterium genome is shown below.
CCAAAGAGAAGGGCGAGAGCAAGACGCCCCTGCTGGACCAGCTCGCGGTGGACCTGACCGCGCAGGCGCGCGAGGGCAAGCTGGACCCCGTCATCGGCCGCGAGAAAGAGATCGAGCGGGTCATCCAAATCCTGTCCCGCCGCACCAAGAACAACCCGGCCCTGATCGGCGAGCCGGGCGTGGGTAAGACCGCCATCGTGGAGGGTCTTGCCCAGCGCATCGTCGCCGGCGAGGTGCCCCAGCCGCTCCTCAACAAGCGCCTGCTGATGCTGGATGTCGGCTCCCTGGTGGCCGGCACCATGTACCGCGGCCAGTTTGAGGAGCGCCTCAAGAAGGTGCTGGAGGAAATCAAGCAGACCGAGTGCATCATCTTCATTGATGAGGTGCACATGCTGGTCGGCGCCGGCTCTGCCGGCAGTGCCGTGGATGCCGCCAACATCCTGAAGCCGGCGTTGGGCCGCGGCGAAATCCAGTGCATCGGCGCCACGACCCTCGACGAATACCGCAAGCATATCGAGGGAGATGCCGCGCTGGAGCGCCGCTTCCAGCCCATCCTGGTGGAAGAGCCCACCATGGAGGAGACGCTGGAGATCCTCAAGGGCATCCGCGAGCGCTATGAGGCGCATCACAACGTGCATATCACCGACGAGGCGTTGGAAGCGGCGGTGAAGCTCTCTGCCCGTTACATCCCGGACCGCTTCATGCCGGACAAGGCCATTGACGTGATTGATGAGGCGGCATCGCGGGTACGGATTTACAAGAGCCCGTATGCCATTGGTCTGCGCGAATCGTTCCGCCAGCTTCGCGAGCTGGAGCGCCGCCGGCAGGAAGCCTGCGAGCAGGAACGCTGGGACCTGGTGGCGGACCTGCGGGTGCGCGAGGCCGAGCTGGACCAGCGCATCGAAGAGATGCGGCTGAACTGGGACTCGCCCTTCGAGCGCCCAGATGTCACGCCGGATGATGTGGCCGAGATCGTCTCCATGTGGACGGGCATCCCGGTGAAACGGCTGGCCACCGAGGAGACCGAGCGTCTCCTGAAGATGGAGGAGGCACTGCATCAGCGCATCGTGGGCCAGGATGAGCCGATTGCCGCGGTGGCCAAGGCGGTGCGGCGGGCGCGCGCCGGCCTGAAAGACCCGCGCCGGCCCATCGGCACCTTCATGTTCCTGGGACCCACTGGTGTCGGCAAGACCGAGCTGGCGCGCGCCCTGGCGGAGTTCCTGTTCGGGAGCGAGGATGCCCTGCTCAAGCTGGATATGTCGGAGTTCATGGAGCGGCACACCGTGTCGCGCCTGGTAGGTGCCCCGCCCGGCTATGTGGGCTATGAGGAGGCCGGCCAGTTGACCGAGGCCGTGCGCCGGCGGCCGTACTCCGTGGTGCTGTTCGATGAGAACGAGAAGGCCCATCCCGAGGTCTTCAACATGCTCCTGCAGATCATGGAGGATGGCCATCTGACAGATGCCAAGGGCCGGCGGGTGGACTTCCGCAATACGATCATCATTATGACCTCCAACGTTGGCGCGACCAGCATCCGCAAGGCCGGCAGTCTGGGCTTCGCGGTGGCGCGCGATGAAAAGGAGCGGGCGGAGCGGGACTACGAGGAAATGAAAGAGAAGGTCATGGATGAGCTGAAGAAGACCTTCCGCCCCGAGTTCCTGAACCGTCTGGACGGCGTGATGGTCTTCCACTCGCTGAACAAGGAACAGATCAAACAGATCGTGGACTTGGAGCTGGGCAAACTGCAGAAGCGTCTGGACGAACATCACGTCAAACTGGTGCCGACCGAGGCGGCTCGTGAGCTGATCGCCGAGAAGGGGTATGATCCCATGTTCGGGGCGCGGCCTCTGCGCCGGGTCATTCAGGACCTGATCGAGGACCGCCTGTCGGAAGGCCTGCTGGCCGGCGAGTTCACCGAGCACTGCACCGTGGAGGTAGACGTCGAGGACGGCGAGATTGTCCTGCGGTGCTTGCCCCCGCAGAACTCCGGCGACATCTCAAACGGCTCCGCCTCCGAGGACTCGCGGCTTGAGCCGTTCATCCTGCGCAACTGACGCCGGCCGGCGCGAAGGACCCTGTCCATGACCCGACAGCGCATCCGCTACGTATGCCAGAACTGCGGCTCGGTGCAGGCGAAGTGGATGGGGCGCTGTCCCGACTGCGGCGAGTGGAACACACTGGTGGAAACGGTCGTGGAGGTCTCCCCCAAGGAGCCTTCACGACCGGTTTTGCTTTCCGCCAATGAGCCTCAGCCCCTGACCGCGGTCAATACCGAGCACGATGCCCGGATTCGCCTCTCGATGACCGAGCTGGACCGCGTGCTGGGAGGGGGGCTGGTGCCCGGGTCGGTGAACCTGATCGGGGGAGACCCGGGCATTGGCAAATCTACGTTGCTACTGCAGGTGGCGGCTGATTTGGCGGAGGCCGGCGGCCGCGTGCTGTATATCTCCGGGGAGGAGTCCCTGCGGCAGATCAAGATGCGCGCCGAGCGCCTGGGCATCACCAGCGGCAACATCCTGCTGATGTCCGAGGTGCATTTGGAGCCCATTCTGGCGCACATCGAGCAGGTACAGCCGCAGTTGGCGATCGTGGATTCCATACAATCGGTGTACACGGAGCGAGTGGAGTCGGCCGCCGGCAGTGTCACACAGGTGCGCGAGTGCGCGGCGGACCTTCTGCGCGTCGCCAAGGCGCATAATATCCCCATGTTCCTGGTGGGACATGTGACCAAGGCCGGCGCCATCGCCGGCCCGCGCGTCCTGGAACACGTCGTGGATGCGGTCTTATACCTGGAAGGGGACCGCTTCCATACCTACCGTTTGCTGCGGAGCGTGAAGAACCGCTTTGGCTCCACCAACGAGGTGGGGGTGTTTGAGATGACGGAGAGCGGCCTGCGGGAGGTGTCCAATCCCTCCGAGGCCTTCCTGGCGGAGCGCCTCCCCAACGCCGCCGGCTCGGCCATTGCCGTCACTATGGAGGGCACTCGCCCCATTGTCGTTGAGATTCAGGCGCTCAGCAGTCCCACCAGCTTTGGCCTGCCGCGCCGCACCGCCAACGGTGTGGACTTGAACCGTCTGCTCCTGCTGGCGGCAGTGCTGAGCAAACGGGTTGGGGTGAAGTTGCACGATCAGGACATTTTTGTTAATGTAGTAGGTGGGTTGCGGATCAGCGAGCCGGCCGCGGACTTAAGCGTGGCGGTGGCGGTCGCGTCGAGTTACTATAACCGGCCGGTGCCGGCCGACCTGGTGACTATCGGCGAGGTGGGCCTCAGCGGCGAACTGCGCGGTGTGAGCCATCTCCAGCGCCGGCTGAGCGAGGCCGCCCGCCTTGGATTCACGCGCTGTATCCTGCCCCAATCGGTGCTTCACAAAGGGTTTACCCCTCCGAACGGGTTGGAGGTTATCGGGGCGCGCACCCTGCGACAGGCTTTACACGCCGCTCTGGGCAAAGAAGAGGGGCGTGCATAAAAGCGGCGGGAAGCGCGCCGGCGGTTACCTTCCACCACCTCTGTATTCTGCCAGGTTCACCAACGGCGGTGCCTAGAGCAGACCTCCAGCGTATCTGTCCCAGTGTCTTTGGACTAGCCGGGTTTCTCCCCACGCGGCATCCGCCGGTATTGGACGCCCGAATGTGGTCGGTGTGCGAAAGGAGGAAGTTGGTATGCAAATAGGTGCAGTTCGGTTCCCACTGACACGGAACAGCCGCATCCACGCCTGGTTCAGGCGTACAGTTTCGATGGTCTGCGTGCTGGCAGTGCTGGGCCTGCTGGGCATGACGCCGGCGTGGGGGTCGCCGCCGGCCGGCCCTTCCATGCAGGCCGGCGAGGTGCCTCAGGCGGCGGGAGCAGTGCAAATTTATCTCTCCCCCGCTACCGCCAACGTGTACCTTGGCCAGACCTTCACCCTCACCGTCTGGGTCGCCACCGGCGCCCAGCCCATTGACTCCGTCTCCATTATCGTGAGTTACAACGGGACTGTGCTCGACAATACCAATATCACCGACGGCACGACCCTGCCGCAAGTGCTCAAGAAGGTCGTCGGGAGGACCTCTGGCGTTCTGCGATATGATGCCGGCAAGCTTGGCGCGGAGGGCGTGACCGGCACCTTTGTCCTGTGCACCCTGTACTTCAGGGCGCTGGCACTGGCGAGCAATTCCCCTGTGAACTTCACCCAGGTCCAGGTGTATAAGGGAGGGGACCCCGTGCCCTTCTCGGTGACCAATGCCCGTGTGAATGTGACCACTCCACCGCCTCCGACTGCCACTCCGACGGTCACGCCCACCCCGACTGCCGTGCCGGGGAATATCTGTGTGCTGGTGTTCAACGACCGGAACGGCAATGAAATGCGCGAGGTGGGGGAGGAGCTGGTCGCCGGCGCGGTCCTCACGCTGACAAACTCCCTGCACGAGGTCATCGGCACCTACACCACAGACGGTGTCAGCGAGCCGTACTGCTTCCAGACCCACGGTGCCGGCTTCTACTTCCTGAGGGAGCAGAATCCGCCCGGCTGGGTCTCCACCAGCCCGGATTATTGGGGGCTGGCCATGTTGGATGGGACGCGCTGGGATGTGGAGATCGGCGACCAGTGGGCCGGCGAGGTGACCCCGACCCCTACTGTTCCTGGCCCTACACCTACGTCTACGCCCACTCCCACCCGGACGCCGACACCCACTCCCACGAGCACGCCGATCGTGCCAACGCCGACCCCGCCGGCGCAGTGGGTGGAGGTCCGCTCTTCCATCCCCGAGAGCGGCATCATGGACCCGCTGTCTCCCATCGAGCTGATGTTCGATGCGCCCATGATCACGGAGACGGTGGAGATTCTGCTGGTGCCGGCAGCGCCGTATGAGGTGGAATGGTCGGAGCCGGGAGCTGTTGCGGGGGCCAGTGTGGTGGGCTACCGCGAGGCGGTCATTCACCACGATCCGTTCACCCCACGCACAGGCTATGTGCTGGGGGTGACGGGAGGTCAATCAGTAAGCGGTCTGCCGGTGCGGCCGACCTTCTGGAGCTTTGTGGTGCCGGGGATGTCGCTGTTGTTCCCGCTGGTGCGCAAGTCGCATTGAGGTAAGATGTATGAGGGGATCGCCATTGGGCGATCCCCTCACTTTTTGCGGGTGGGAAAGGGGCCGGCGCGCAGATCAGGGCACTTCGGGCAGGGTCGAGGCGCGGCGCATAAAGAGCGGCCAGAGGATGCGCACTTCTCCCAACCGGGCGGTCAGGTCCTGGATTTCCAGCGGCAGGTAGTAGCCGTCGTAGGTGACGCCGGTCTTGGGGGGATAGTCCTGGATCACAAATTCGACGGGACTGCCGGCGATGTTCACCCCCGTGACCTTGAGATACATCCTCGCCAGCGAAAATTCCTCGGCTGGCGGGGTGCCCTCCAGGATGCCGGCGCTGAAGCTGATCTCGCCGGCGCTGTTATCCACCTGATTGCGGATCAGGACGGGCAGATTGCCGCTGTCCTCGATCTCTGTCGCCGGATTGCCCTGCGCATCCACCACCTGCAGATCCGCCGGGTTGAACCTCAGGAAGACCGCCACGCCCTGGAACGGCTGGGCGTGCGGGTCCATGCGGATGTCCACCATGAAGATGTCCCCGACGGGCGCGGCCCAGTACGCCGGCACCAGTTTGAGCGTGACCGTGGGAGCTGTGCTTGCGCTCACCGCCGCGGCCGGCATGCTGACCGGTATGTCGCCGGCGCGGTCATAGTTGGTCGCCAGCAGGGAGAAGTCGGCGATCTCGATCCAGTCGTTCTCGTTGAAGTCCGCGCGCGGGTCGAACCTGGGGTTGCCGGGGCCAGAGTCATAGGCGGTGGCGAGGATGGAAAAATCCACCAGGGAGACGCGGTTGTCGTTGTTGGCGTCTCCCTCGCGCAGGGTGCCCATGTCGACGTAATTATCGCCGGCGTTGATGGTGACGTTGTACTTCACGTTGCGCAGGGTGTGAGGGTTTTTCACCCGGAAATCGCAGGTGGAAGTATATGACACCACATGGGTGAAGGTGAAGTGGCCGGTCTGGTCTGTCGTCACGCTGTACGTGTAGAGCCCTGGCAGGGTGCTGACTCCACACTCCAGCGTGACCGCCAGAGGTACGGACCAGGAGGGAGCCGGCGGGGCCGGCCGGCCCTGCAGATGTACGGTCCCGTAGACCACGGGGAAGATGCCGTTGGCCGCGTGAGGACGTGCCCAGGCCGGCGCGTTGAAAGAAAGCAGCGCGATGATGATCAGGCCGGCGAGCACGAACAGCGCCGCGAGGACCCCTCGCGGGACAGGTTTCCGTCCCAGACCAGAGATTCGGCCCATCTATCCACCTCCTTTGAAAGAACGGCTTCGATCAGCTCACCGAGGCTGGACGTGACAGCTCGCCAAAAGCAAAGGGAATGCTGACACTATCCACCGCTTCAAGCCCGTACCTTCTGGGGGGTCCTCTCACGACACAGTACATGATTATAGACGGCAGGGGGTAATCCACGCCGGACTGGCTCGGGGCGAAAAGGGTTACCCGTGCGCAACTTTGCGCATATCATTCGGTAAATCTGCATAAATTATACCAGCACCTTATGGAGATGTCAATCAAAATGCGGGTGTAGGGTGATATTGACAATCTGCCTGGCCCTTTGTACAATGCCGGCGGTATTACCGCATGATGGGAGAGGCAGATGTCCTGTGAGGAGCTGTTCCTGAAAAAGTTGCGCGAACGGGGCTTCCGGCTGACGCCCCAGCGCGAGATGGTTCTGCGCGTCATGCACCAGATAGCCGGCTTTGCCACCGCCGAGGAGATTTTCCAGCGCGTCCAGGAATTGAGCAGTGCCATTGACATCTCCACCGTGTACCGCACCCTGGAACTGCTCCAGGAATTTCAGATGGTCTCCGTGGTGGACCCGGGCGATGGTCAGCGCCGCTATGAGCTGGTTGGGGTGCATGGGCCGCATATTCATCTGGTGTGTCAGGACTGCGGCGAGGTGACCCCGATAGACCTGGACGAATTCCAGGAGTTTGTGGATCATGTTCGCCGGCGCCACGGCTTCACCATTGACATCAGCCAGGTGAGCCTACCGGGGTACTGCAACGTCTGCGCCAGCCGGCACCAGGAGCCAGAACCAGAGGAAGCATAGCAATTTGGGCGATCGCACCACCCATCCGTCAGCTCGGTAGGGGCACCGCGCGGTGCCCCTACGGGCATTTTTATCCCATTACCGAAGGGGCACCTTCCGTTCGGCTGATTCGGACGGTTGTGGTATAATGTAATCACCAACACGGCGTGCAGATGTTCGTCCCATTCCCGGGACACACTTCTTCGAGGGAGAGACGGGGTGACAGCGTTCGGTCGGATGCGAAAAGGCCCTGGGCAGGGCCGGCAGTCATTCCCGAAGGACATATTGATCTTGACCTCCGACGCCGGCTCGGGCCACCGCAGTGCCTCCAAGGCTGTCGCGACCGCGCTTCAGCGCCAGTACGGCGAACAATGCCGCGTGAAAATCATCAACCCGTTTCACCTGCCCAAGGCGCCGGCGGTACTGCGCCTGGCGGAACGGGCCTACCTCGCCCAGATCAAATACACCCCTCAGTTGTATCACTTCCAGTTCGAGGCCACGGATACCCGCTTCCTCGGTCAGCTCATCAACCTGGGAGCCACCACTTTGATGCGGGAGGCCCTGCTGGAACTGCTGGAAAGCACGCCGGCGGATGTGGTGGTCTCCGTATATCCGATTTACGGGCACACTATGGCCACGCTCCGCAAGCGGGACGGCATCACCATCCCGCATATCACCGTCATTACCGACCTGGTCAGCGTCCACTCCGCGTGGTTCGAGCCGGAGGACACGCTCTGTCTAGTGCCGACGGACGCGGCCTGTGAAAAAGGCCTTCGTCTGCACATGGAGCCATATCAGATCAAGGTCACTGGACTGCCGGTGCACCCTGATTTCGCTCAGCCGCCGGCGGACCGAGCGGCCCTGCGCCGCTCATTGGGGTGGGACCCGGAGCGCCCTACGGCGCTGGTGCTGG
Proteins encoded:
- a CDS encoding ATP-dependent Clp protease ATP-binding subunit, whose translation is KEKGESKTPLLDQLAVDLTAQAREGKLDPVIGREKEIERVIQILSRRTKNNPALIGEPGVGKTAIVEGLAQRIVAGEVPQPLLNKRLLMLDVGSLVAGTMYRGQFEERLKKVLEEIKQTECIIFIDEVHMLVGAGSAGSAVDAANILKPALGRGEIQCIGATTLDEYRKHIEGDAALERRFQPILVEEPTMEETLEILKGIRERYEAHHNVHITDEALEAAVKLSARYIPDRFMPDKAIDVIDEAASRVRIYKSPYAIGLRESFRQLRELERRRQEACEQERWDLVADLRVREAELDQRIEEMRLNWDSPFERPDVTPDDVAEIVSMWTGIPVKRLATEETERLLKMEEALHQRIVGQDEPIAAVAKAVRRARAGLKDPRRPIGTFMFLGPTGVGKTELARALAEFLFGSEDALLKLDMSEFMERHTVSRLVGAPPGYVGYEEAGQLTEAVRRRPYSVVLFDENEKAHPEVFNMLLQIMEDGHLTDAKGRRVDFRNTIIIMTSNVGATSIRKAGSLGFAVARDEKERAERDYEEMKEKVMDELKKTFRPEFLNRLDGVMVFHSLNKEQIKQIVDLELGKLQKRLDEHHVKLVPTEAARELIAEKGYDPMFGARPLRRVIQDLIEDRLSEGLLAGEFTEHCTVEVDVEDGEIVLRCLPPQNSGDISNGSASEDSRLEPFILRN
- a CDS encoding transcriptional repressor, encoding MSCEELFLKKLRERGFRLTPQREMVLRVMHQIAGFATAEEIFQRVQELSSAIDISTVYRTLELLQEFQMVSVVDPGDGQRRYELVGVHGPHIHLVCQDCGEVTPIDLDEFQEFVDHVRRRHGFTIDISQVSLPGYCNVCASRHQEPEPEEA
- the radA gene encoding DNA repair protein RadA codes for the protein MTRQRIRYVCQNCGSVQAKWMGRCPDCGEWNTLVETVVEVSPKEPSRPVLLSANEPQPLTAVNTEHDARIRLSMTELDRVLGGGLVPGSVNLIGGDPGIGKSTLLLQVAADLAEAGGRVLYISGEESLRQIKMRAERLGITSGNILLMSEVHLEPILAHIEQVQPQLAIVDSIQSVYTERVESAAGSVTQVRECAADLLRVAKAHNIPMFLVGHVTKAGAIAGPRVLEHVVDAVLYLEGDRFHTYRLLRSVKNRFGSTNEVGVFEMTESGLREVSNPSEAFLAERLPNAAGSAIAVTMEGTRPIVVEIQALSSPTSFGLPRRTANGVDLNRLLLLAAVLSKRVGVKLHDQDIFVNVVGGLRISEPAADLSVAVAVASSYYNRPVPADLVTIGEVGLSGELRGVSHLQRRLSEAARLGFTRCILPQSVLHKGFTPPNGLEVIGARTLRQALHAALGKEEGRA
- a CDS encoding galactosyldiacylglycerol synthase, with the protein product MTAFGRMRKGPGQGRQSFPKDILILTSDAGSGHRSASKAVATALQRQYGEQCRVKIINPFHLPKAPAVLRLAERAYLAQIKYTPQLYHFQFEATDTRFLGQLINLGATTLMREALLELLESTPADVVVSVYPIYGHTMATLRKRDGITIPHITVITDLVSVHSAWFEPEDTLCLVPTDAACEKGLRLHMEPYQIKVTGLPVHPDFAQPPADRAALRRSLGWDPERPTALVLAGGAGIGPLVEIAEQIAQRCPYAQTAVVTGKNKEAYEQLMERSWPIPTHVYGFTDQIPALMHASDVLVSRAGGLTVSEGLASGLPIIIYGIVPGQERGNLTYVETHEAGLYAEEPEDVGAVLERWLQPGSEERALYAMNAREAGKPRAAERIAQWIWRVATREVA